From the genome of Bombus pascuorum chromosome 2, iyBomPasc1.1, whole genome shotgun sequence, one region includes:
- the LOC132916764 gene encoding F-box only protein 33 → MIHAENGDVVYLEQLKNPMESDATEKAVSKKCEGQLSSINANSCSSYKGANRSIEMAQEDNNLCWNNLPSIILQEIFSYLPYNCRLRASQVCKNWRCALFHPHFWKKITFVLKDEDSVSWTRCLASNFELSVQEVTIICDISNYCAKETLALLKKLRYNRQLRKLFLEPVTSTFEYEDSTKCTKALISSLISIIKKSDCLEALSLGCIEDLIGNARQIVVHLRNYQAKHLKTLALASVKDDPDDFNIFNAGYGHLFDSFARLSILTLDYEFLTNSLLKALDSGTMERLVIHVHGWHYQFTGTADGSWQSFVQKNPKCELRLNLLHSYVGIEKLDTNILRPSMPLTHLKVLFCENVNIRALHRLSRWYSLTLKSLIWIDSVQPVAKSIPATYDPNDPHSPDPLVLVAWKCTKLVEIVFIGHKYHQENLLAIARLRGDSLKSLVFAQRFISTDVESWHKAEAITHEIKEIMGSQWKPMSDEDLPAVVKNPFEGDSREVIMPLVLQDQK, encoded by the exons ATGATACATGCTGAAAATGGGGATGTTGTATATTTGGAACAGTTAAAAAATCCAATGGAGAGCGACGCGACAGAGAAGGCAGTGTCAAAAAAGTGCGAGGGGCAGCTGTCTTCGATAAATGCAAACAGCTGTTCGTCCTACAAAGGTGCAAATCGTTCGATAGAAATGGCGCAAGAGGACAATAATCTGTGCTGGAATAACCTTCCCAGCATCATTCTACAGGAAATATTCTCATATTTACCATACAACTGCCGGTTACGAGCCTCCCAG GTGTGCAAAAATTGGAGATGCGCTCTATTTCATCCTCATTTTTGGAAAAAGATCACATTTGTCCTGAAAGATGAAGACAGTGTATCATGGACTAG atgcCTGGCAAGCAATTTCGAACTTAGTGTGCAAGAAGTTACAATCATCTGTGATATATCAAATTATTGTGCGAAAGAAACGTTAGCCCTCTTGAAAAAGCTAAGATATAATAGGCAACTTCGTAAATTGTTTTTGGAACCTGTCACTAGTACATTCGAATATGAAGATAGTACAAAATGCACTAAAGCATTGATTTCTTCCCTTATAAGCATTATAAAGAAATCCGATTGTTTAGAAGCTCTAAGTCTGGGATGCATAGAAGATTTAATAGGAAATGCCAGACAAATTGTGGTACATTTGCGTAACTACCAGGCAAAGCATTTGAAAACTCTTGCTTTGGCATCTGTTAAGGATGATCCTGatgattttaacattttcaatgCTGGTTATGGACATCTGTTCGATTCATTTGCTAGATTATCTATTTTAACATTGGATTATGAGTTCCTAACCAATTCTTTGCTAAAGGCATTGGACAGTGGTACGATGGAAAGGCTTGTAATTCATGTGCATGGTTGGCATTATCAGTTTACGGGAACAGCTGACGGTAGTTGGCAAAGTTTTGTTCAAAAGAA TCCGAAATGCGAGCTGCGACTAAATCTTCTACATTCTTATGTTGgtattgaaaaattagataCAAATATACTTCGTCCTTCCATGCCACTTACACATTTAAAAGTACTATTTTgtgaaaatgttaatattagAGCATTGCATCGATTATCCAGGTGGTATTCGCTTACTTTAAAATCTTTAATATGGATTGATTCAGTACAACCTGTAGCAAAAAGCATACCAGCAACATATGACCCAAATGATCCTCATAG CCCGGATCCACTAGTATTAGTTGCATGGAAGTGTACCAAACTTGTGGAAATTGTATTCATAGGCCACAAATATCATCAAGAAAATTTGTTGGCTATTGCACGCCTACGCGGAGATTCGCTTAAGTCGTTAGTATTTGCACAAAGATTCATTTCAACTGATGTTGAATCTTGGCATAAGGCTGAAGCTATTACACAT gaaataaaagaaataatgggGAGCCAGTGGAAACCAATGAGCGATGAAGATTTACCTGCAGTTGTTAAAAATCCTTTCGAAGGTGATAGCAGGGAAGTTATCATGCCTTTGGTCCTCCAAGAccaaaagtaa
- the LOC132916767 gene encoding uncharacterized protein LOC132916767, producing the protein MTRSKIQMIKVFIFLLIFLLERSAVCDGSFRINKAVPESTSLDKDFVTPKKNNAQTSVNEEKHQQNAVLPGSTPILEVNKTVNNITSKQSDGNKTAHITETKKEHVGEGHATSLNAGALKRGFFVFVGLSVLVLAYIVFRSFRLNKTRAQMVRKYGVLAHRQDVEMRPLPLDEEDDEDTTVFDASNVLTNNVQHQNL; encoded by the exons ATGACACGCTCAAAGATCCAGATGATAaaagtttttatatttctgttgATCTTCCTATTAGAACGGAGCGCAGTATGCGATGGAAGTTTTAGGATAAACAAGGCTGTACCTGAATCGACGTCGCTAGATAAAGATTTTGTAACTCCGAAAAAAAATAACGCACAGACTTctgtaaatgaagaaaaacaTCAACAAAATGCAGTCTTACCTGGTAGCACACCGATTCTCGAAGTTAACAAAACTGTGAATAATATAACCTCAAAACAGTCAGATGGTAATAAAACTGCACATATTacagaaacaaagaaagag CATGTGGGTGAAGGACATGCAACTTCTTTAAATGCTGGAGCTCTGAAGCGTGGTTTTTTTGTGTTTGTGGGTCTAAGTGTTCTTGTCTTGGCCTATATCGTGTTCCGTAGCTTTAG attaaataaaacacgTGCCCAAATGGTCAGAAAATATGGTGTTCTTGCACATAGACAAGATGTTGAGATGCGACCTTTGCCATTAGATGAGGAAGATGATGAGGATACTACTGTTTTTGATGCCAGTaatgttttaacaaataatGTTCAGcatcaaaatttataa
- the LOC132916765 gene encoding uncharacterized protein LOC132916765: MQEDSKRIFFPTISKIMANINKDHAKLKEVSACFTEKTLEDILYTVHNGKEVNVLSWEFNGSSTTGDNYLSTIYKIKVTGTVDGKEVQVGLVVKALPKNKGRRKTYRSAEFFSNEILFYTKIIPKFEIFVKEKNQPKALCIPRYFASVMDGENDFIALEDVTFLGYKVIGRQNSLDEEQFKMILKSIARFHAISLAFKDQNPHEFREIVDYLHETYYGNEHWNWYKRFHEKIVDITKNALAIEYPGSEAERRLKSYKVQDLFQKAIELCNRKYHSTSVVSQGDSWIPNYMIRKITEHEALILDFQLARCASPVLDLSTTFYSCTDKALWDEKFDILLQFYYNELFNTITLLGSDPRNIYSWDMFMNEVKEQFVFGMIFAMEIIPMALLDEAFDLDLIKDDNEVDIADVWTLSYIKTKEGRLKLANIVVHAVEKGFF; the protein is encoded by the exons ATGCAAGAAGATTCCAAAAGAATATTCTTTCcaacaatttcaaaaattatggCAAATATCAATAAAGATCACGCAAAATTAAAGGAAGTAAGTGCTTGTTTTACTGAGAAAACattagaagatattttatataccgtGCATAATGGAAAAGAAGTGAATGTATTGAGTTGGGAATTCAATGGATCAAGTACCACTGGAGAcaattatttatcaacaatttaTAAGATTAAAGTCACTGGTACGGTAGATGGAAAAGAAGTACAAGTTGGTTTGGTGGTTAAAGCTCTACCAAAGAATAAAGGTAGAAGGAAGACATACAGAAGTGCAGAATTTTTTAGCAACGAGattctattttatacaaaG ataattCCAAAATTCGagatatttgtaaaagaaaaaaatcaacCTAAAGCATTATGCATTCCACGTTATTTTGCTTCTGTTATGGATGgtgaaaatgattttatagcATTGGAGGATGTCACTTTTTTGGGATATAAAGTAATAGGTAGACAAAATTCTCTAGATGAAGAGCAATTCAAGatgattttaaaaagtatagcAAGATTTCATGCAATTTCTCTTGCATTCAAAGATCAAAATCCACATGAATTTAGGGAAATTGTAGACTATTTGCATGAAACATACTATGGTAATGAACATTGGAATTGGTATAAGAGATTCCAT gaGAAGATAGTAGACATTACTAAAAATGCCTTAGCTATAGAATATCCTGGTAGTGAAGCAGAAAGAAGATTGAAGTCTTATAAAGTTCAGGACCTGTTTCAAAAAGCAATTGAATTATGCAATCGTAAATATCATTCAACATCTGTTGTCAGTCAAGGTGATTCATGGATCCCAAATTATATGATCCGGAAAATAACTGAACATGAAGCTTTAATACTTGATTTCCAACTGGCAAGATGTGCCAGCCCAGTCTTAGATCTCTCAACCACTTTTTATTCTTGCACTGATAAAGCACTTTGGGATGAAAAATTTGacatattattacaattttattacaacgAACTATTCAATACCATCACTTTACTTGGATCTGATCCTAGAAACATATATTCGTGGGATATGTTTATGAATGAG gtAAAAGAACAATTTGTATTTGGTATGATATTTGCAATGGAAATAATTCCAATGGCTTTACTGGATGAAGCATTTGACTTAGATCTTATAAAAGATGACAATGAAGTAGATATAGCTGATGTATGGACATTGTCATAcattaaaacaaaagaaggCAGGCTTAAACTGGCAAATATTGTTGTACATGCTGTTGAAAAAGGATTTTTCTAA